The Corythoichthys intestinalis isolate RoL2023-P3 chromosome 1, ASM3026506v1, whole genome shotgun sequence genome has a segment encoding these proteins:
- the mthfs gene encoding 5,10-methenyltetrahydrofolate synthetase (5-formyltetrahydrofolate cyclo-ligase) isoform X1, whose product MAATRAAKQALRKEIKRRVALLSEQEKHRQSLIVCQKLIRHPKYVAAKRIAVFLSMNDEVCTEEIIKNIFKVGKSCFIPRYEHSSNHMDMLKLNSIEDMATLPKTSWNILQPAEDDGSREEALSAGGLDLILMPGLGFDLSGKRLGRGKGFYDTYLERCFQHPKGKPHTIALAYKEQLCQDIPVDDNDVLIDEVLYEDEQ is encoded by the exons ATGGCCGCTACGCGTGCAGCTAAACAAGCGCttagaaaagaaataaagcgacGGGTTGCATTATTAAGTGAACAGGAGAAACACCGACAGTCTTTAATTGTTTGCCAAAAG CTCATCAGACATCCAAAGTATGTGGCTGCCAAACGTATTGCTGTGTTTCTCAGCATGAATGACGAAGTTTGCACCGAGGAAAtcatcaaaaatattttcaaagtggGTAAAAGCTGCTTCATTCCCAGATATGAGCACAGCAGCAACCACATGGACATGCTGAAACTCAATAGCATAGAGGACATGGCCACACTACCCAAGACATCTTGGAATATCCTGCAGCCTGCTGAAGATGACGGGAGCAGAGAAGAAGCATTGTCTGCAG GGGGTCTGGATCTCATCTTAATGCCAGGTCTGGGGTTTGACCTGTCAGGGAAGCGTCTGGGTAGAGGAAAGGGTTTCTACGACACCTATCTGGAGCGCTGCTTTCAGCATCCCAAAGGGAAGCCCCACACCATCGCATTGGCCTACAAAGAGCAATTGTGTCAGGACATTCCAGTTGACGACAACGATGTGCTTATTGATGAAGTCCTTTATGAAGATGAACAGTAA
- the mthfs gene encoding 5,10-methenyltetrahydrofolate synthetase (5-formyltetrahydrofolate cyclo-ligase) isoform X2, giving the protein MNDEVCTEEIIKNIFKVGKSCFIPRYEHSSNHMDMLKLNSIEDMATLPKTSWNILQPAEDDGSREEALSAGGLDLILMPGLGFDLSGKRLGRGKGFYDTYLERCFQHPKGKPHTIALAYKEQLCQDIPVDDNDVLIDEVLYEDEQ; this is encoded by the exons ATGAATGACGAAGTTTGCACCGAGGAAAtcatcaaaaatattttcaaagtggGTAAAAGCTGCTTCATTCCCAGATATGAGCACAGCAGCAACCACATGGACATGCTGAAACTCAATAGCATAGAGGACATGGCCACACTACCCAAGACATCTTGGAATATCCTGCAGCCTGCTGAAGATGACGGGAGCAGAGAAGAAGCATTGTCTGCAG GGGGTCTGGATCTCATCTTAATGCCAGGTCTGGGGTTTGACCTGTCAGGGAAGCGTCTGGGTAGAGGAAAGGGTTTCTACGACACCTATCTGGAGCGCTGCTTTCAGCATCCCAAAGGGAAGCCCCACACCATCGCATTGGCCTACAAAGAGCAATTGTGTCAGGACATTCCAGTTGACGACAACGATGTGCTTATTGATGAAGTCCTTTATGAAGATGAACAGTAA